From a single Streptomyces sp. NBC_01264 genomic region:
- the cseB gene encoding two-component system response regulator CseB has translation MAETHVLFVEDDDVIREATTLALERDGFVVTAMPDGLSGLESFRADRPDIALLDVMVPGMDGVSLCRRIRDESTVPVIMLSARADSIDVVLGLEAGADDYVTKPFDGSVLVARIRAVLRRFGHAGGPQGGASEEDASGERGVLLFGDLEVDTEGMEVRKAGASVALTPTEMRLLLEFSGSPGTVLSRDRLLERVWDYDWGGDTRVVDVHVQRLRTKIGQDRIETVRGFGYKLKA, from the coding sequence ATGGCCGAGACCCATGTGCTGTTCGTGGAGGACGACGACGTCATCCGTGAGGCCACGACCCTGGCGCTGGAACGCGACGGGTTCGTGGTCACGGCCATGCCCGACGGACTGTCCGGCCTGGAGTCCTTCCGCGCGGACCGGCCCGACATCGCCCTGCTCGACGTGATGGTGCCCGGGATGGACGGGGTGAGCCTGTGCCGCCGCATCCGCGACGAGTCCACCGTTCCCGTCATCATGCTGTCGGCGCGCGCCGACAGCATCGACGTGGTCCTGGGCCTGGAGGCCGGCGCCGACGACTACGTCACCAAGCCCTTCGACGGCTCCGTCCTCGTCGCCCGCATCCGCGCGGTCCTGCGCCGCTTCGGCCACGCCGGCGGCCCGCAGGGCGGCGCCTCCGAGGAGGACGCCTCCGGCGAGCGCGGGGTGCTGCTCTTCGGCGACCTCGAGGTCGACACGGAGGGCATGGAGGTGCGCAAGGCGGGTGCCTCGGTGGCGCTGACCCCCACCGAGATGCGGCTGCTGCTGGAGTTCTCCGGCTCCCCCGGCACCGTGCTCTCGCGCGACCGGCTGCTGGAGCGGGTCTGGGACTACGACTGGGGCGGCGACACCCGCGTCGTGGACGTCCACGTCCAGCGGCTGCGCACCAAGATCGGACAGGACCGGATCGAGACCGTTCGGGGATTCGGATACAAGCTCAAGGCCTGA
- a CDS encoding SigE family RNA polymerase sigma factor has protein sequence MAHGEVLEFEEYVRTRQDALLRSARRLVPDPTDAQDLLQTALVRTYGRWDGITDKSLADAYLRRVMINTRTEWWRARKLEEVPTEQLPDASVEDGSDQRADRALLMDILKVLAPKQRSVVVLRHWEQMSTEETAAALGMSAGTVKSTLHRALARLRQELESRDLDLRALERGDHTIRYEGRERCAA, from the coding sequence ATGGCGCACGGCGAGGTACTCGAATTCGAAGAGTACGTACGCACCCGGCAGGACGCGCTGCTGCGCAGTGCCCGTCGCCTGGTTCCGGACCCGACCGACGCTCAGGACCTCCTGCAGACCGCACTGGTGCGCACCTACGGCCGCTGGGACGGCATCACCGACAAGTCCCTCGCCGACGCCTACCTGCGCCGTGTCATGATCAACACCCGTACCGAATGGTGGCGGGCCCGCAAGCTCGAAGAGGTTCCCACCGAGCAGCTACCCGACGCCTCCGTCGAGGACGGTTCGGACCAGCGCGCCGACCGCGCCCTGCTCATGGACATCCTCAAGGTGCTCGCGCCCAAGCAGCGCAGTGTGGTGGTACTGCGACACTGGGAGCAGATGAGCACCGAGGAGACGGCCGCGGCGCTCGGCATGTCGGCGGGAACCGTGAAGAGCACTCTGCACCGCGCACTGGCCCGCCTCCGGCAGGAACTGGAGAGCCGGGACCTGGACCTGCGCGCGCTGGAGCGCGGTGACCACACCATCCGGTACGAGGGGCGTGAGCGGTGCGCGGCCTGA
- a CDS encoding A/G-specific adenine glycosylase, which yields MTATIPTTALHSPVIAWFEAHARDLPWRRPEAGPWGVMVSEFMLQQTPVNRVLPVYEQWLARWPRPADLAADAPGEAVRAWGRLGYPRRALRLHGAAVAITERHGGDVPREHAQLLALPGIGEYTAAAVASFAYGQRHAVLDTNVRRVFARTATGVEYPPNATTAAERRLARALLPEDEDTAARWAAASMELGALVCTAKSPDCGSCPVAGLCAWRLAGKPPHEGPPRRGQTYAGTDRQVRGKLLAVLREAVGAVPQSLLDTVWEEPVQRARALDGLVSDGLVEPLPGLMYRLPAAPAKATENTAGNTVPPTT from the coding sequence ATGACTGCAACCATTCCCACCACCGCGCTGCACTCCCCCGTCATCGCGTGGTTCGAAGCACACGCCCGCGACCTGCCCTGGCGCCGCCCCGAGGCCGGCCCCTGGGGGGTGATGGTCAGCGAGTTCATGCTCCAGCAGACCCCCGTCAACCGGGTCCTGCCGGTCTACGAGCAGTGGCTCGCCCGCTGGCCCCGGCCCGCCGACCTCGCCGCCGACGCCCCCGGGGAGGCCGTACGCGCCTGGGGCCGTCTCGGCTACCCGCGCCGGGCCCTGCGCCTGCACGGCGCGGCCGTCGCCATAACGGAGCGGCACGGGGGCGACGTACCGCGCGAGCACGCGCAGTTGCTGGCCCTGCCCGGGATCGGCGAGTACACGGCGGCCGCCGTGGCCTCCTTCGCGTACGGGCAGCGGCACGCGGTCCTCGACACCAACGTGCGCCGGGTCTTCGCGCGCACGGCGACCGGGGTCGAGTACCCGCCGAACGCCACGACCGCCGCCGAGCGGCGCCTGGCGCGGGCCCTGCTGCCCGAGGACGAGGACACCGCGGCCCGCTGGGCGGCGGCCTCCATGGAGCTCGGGGCACTGGTGTGCACGGCCAAGAGCCCGGACTGCGGGAGCTGTCCGGTGGCCGGGCTGTGCGCGTGGCGGCTGGCGGGCAAGCCCCCGCACGAGGGACCCCCGCGGCGCGGGCAGACGTACGCCGGGACCGACCGGCAGGTGCGCGGCAAGCTCCTCGCGGTGCTGCGCGAGGCGGTCGGCGCCGTGCCGCAGTCCCTCCTCGACACCGTCTGGGAGGAGCCCGTGCAGCGGGCCCGCGCGCTCGACGGGCTGGTCTCGGACGGGCTCGTGGAGCCGCTGCCCGGCCTCATGTACCGGCTGCCGGCGGCTCCCGCGAAGGCGACGGAGAACACCGCCGGGAACACCGTGCCCCCCACCACCTGA
- a CDS encoding phosphatase PAP2 family protein → MDSSGLYLDVTDFAHSTPAWVQSAFEFWTEYGLLVFGALFIAVWWRSRGARDPRAVALAVLAPFVTALAYVASELVKSTVDEERPCRAVAGAAASLIRCPATGDWSFPSNHSTIAGAAAVALALAVRKLVLLTVPLALLMAFSRVFVGVHYPHDVAMGLLLGASLAALCALALAGPATRVVAAVRAGGGRTAVLVTGPDPAP, encoded by the coding sequence ATGGACAGCTCCGGCCTCTACCTCGACGTCACCGATTTCGCCCACTCGACCCCCGCCTGGGTGCAATCGGCGTTCGAGTTCTGGACCGAGTACGGGCTGCTCGTCTTCGGCGCGCTCTTCATAGCCGTGTGGTGGCGTTCGCGCGGCGCCCGCGACCCCCGAGCGGTGGCGCTCGCGGTCCTGGCCCCCTTCGTCACCGCCCTGGCCTACGTCGCCTCCGAGCTGGTGAAGTCCACCGTCGACGAGGAGCGCCCCTGCCGGGCCGTGGCCGGGGCGGCGGCCTCGCTGATCAGATGCCCGGCCACCGGTGACTGGTCCTTCCCCAGCAACCACTCCACCATCGCGGGCGCGGCCGCCGTGGCGCTGGCCCTGGCCGTGCGCAAGCTGGTGCTGCTGACCGTTCCGCTGGCCCTGCTGATGGCCTTCTCCCGCGTCTTCGTCGGCGTCCACTACCCGCACGACGTGGCCATGGGCCTGCTGCTGGGCGCGAGCCTCGCCGCGCTCTGCGCCCTCGCGCTCGCCGGCCCGGCGACCAGGGTCGTCGCCGCCGTACGGGCCGGCGGCGGCCGCACGGCCGTCCTCGTCACCGGCCCGGACCCGGCCCCCTGA
- the disA gene encoding DNA integrity scanning diadenylate cyclase DisA → MAAKDGAAASGKSGASSKQEAMMRASLSAVAPGQPLRDGLERIVRGNTGGLIVLGMDKSVEAMCTGGFVLDVEFTATRLRELCKLDGALILDKDITKILRAGVQLVPDASIHTEETGTRHRTADRVSKQCGFPVVSVSQSMRLIALYVDGERRVLEESGAILSRANQALATLERYKLRLDEVAGTLSALEIEDLVTVRDVTAVAQRLEMVRRIATEIAEYVVELGTDGRLLSLQLDELTVGIEQERELVIRDYVPEPTAKRSRTVDEALPALDALTHPELLELAIVAKALGYTGSPETLDSAVSPRGYRLLAKVPRLPGAIIERLVEHFGGLQKLLAASVDDLQTVDGVGEARARSVREGLSRLAESSILERYV, encoded by the coding sequence GTGGCAGCCAAGGACGGGGCAGCAGCATCCGGGAAGTCGGGCGCGAGCTCCAAGCAGGAGGCCATGATGCGCGCCTCACTGAGCGCGGTCGCACCTGGTCAGCCCCTGCGTGACGGGCTCGAACGGATCGTTCGCGGCAATACCGGAGGGCTCATCGTCCTCGGCATGGACAAGTCGGTCGAGGCCATGTGCACGGGCGGTTTCGTGCTGGACGTGGAGTTCACCGCGACCCGGCTGCGCGAACTGTGCAAGCTCGACGGCGCGCTGATCCTGGACAAGGACATCACCAAGATCCTGCGGGCGGGCGTCCAGCTGGTGCCGGACGCGTCGATCCACACGGAGGAGACGGGCACCCGGCACCGGACCGCGGACCGGGTCTCGAAGCAGTGCGGTTTCCCGGTGGTGTCGGTCTCGCAGTCGATGCGCCTGATCGCGCTGTACGTGGACGGCGAGCGGCGCGTGCTGGAGGAGTCCGGGGCGATCCTGTCGCGGGCCAACCAGGCACTGGCCACGCTGGAGCGGTACAAGCTCCGCCTGGACGAGGTCGCCGGGACGCTGTCCGCGCTGGAGATCGAGGACCTGGTGACGGTCCGCGACGTCACGGCGGTGGCGCAGCGGCTGGAGATGGTGCGGCGCATCGCGACGGAGATCGCGGAGTACGTGGTCGAGCTCGGCACGGACGGCCGGCTGCTCTCCCTCCAGCTCGACGAGCTGACGGTCGGCATCGAGCAGGAGCGGGAGCTCGTCATCCGGGACTACGTGCCGGAGCCGACGGCGAAGCGTTCCCGCACGGTGGACGAGGCGCTGCCGGCGCTGGACGCGCTGACGCATCCGGAGCTGCTGGAGCTGGCGATCGTGGCGAAGGCCCTGGGGTACACGGGCTCGCCCGAGACCCTGGACTCGGCGGTGTCCCCGCGCGGGTACCGGCTGCTGGCGAAGGTTCCGCGGCTGCCCGGGGCGATCATCGAGCGGCTGGTGGAGCACTTCGGCGGACTGCAGAAGCTCCTCGCGGCTTCGGTGGACGACCTCCAGACCGTCGACGGCGTCGGCGAGGCGCGTGCGCGCAGCGTCCGCGAGGGCCTGTCCCGGCTGGCGGAGTCCTCCATCCTGGAGCGGTACGTCTAG
- the radA gene encoding DNA repair protein RadA, whose amino-acid sequence MAARTSRSSAKDRPSYRCTECGYSTAKWLGRCPECQAWGTVEELGGAPAVRTTAAGRVTTAAVPIGQVDVRTATARSTGVDELDRVLGGGLIPGAVVLLAGEPGVGKSTLLLDVAAKAASDEHRTLYVTGEESASQVRLRAERIGALSDHLYLAAETDLSAVLGHLDAVKPALLIMDSVQTVASPEIDGAPGGMAQVREVAGALIRASKERGMSTLLVGHVTKDGAIAGPRLLEHLVDVVLSFEGDRHARLRLVRGVKNRYGATDEVGCFELHDEGITGLADPSGLFLTRRTEAVPGTCLTVTLEGKRPLVAEVQALTVDSQIPSPRRTTSGLETSRVSMMLAVLEQRGRITALGKRDIYTATVGGVKLTEPAADLAVALALASAASDVPLPKNLVAIGEVGLAGEVRRVTGVQRRLAEAFRLGFTHALVPVDPGKVPVGMKVTEVADMGDALRVLPRGRSRTPAKERAAE is encoded by the coding sequence ATGGCTGCCCGTACATCTCGTTCATCCGCCAAGGACCGGCCGTCCTACCGTTGTACCGAGTGCGGGTACTCCACCGCCAAGTGGCTCGGCCGGTGCCCCGAGTGCCAGGCCTGGGGCACCGTCGAGGAGCTGGGCGGCGCACCCGCCGTCCGCACCACCGCGGCCGGCCGGGTCACCACGGCCGCCGTGCCGATCGGGCAGGTCGACGTCCGGACCGCGACCGCCCGCAGCACCGGCGTGGACGAGCTGGACCGGGTGCTGGGCGGCGGGCTGATCCCCGGCGCGGTCGTCCTGCTCGCGGGCGAGCCGGGCGTGGGCAAGTCCACGCTGCTGCTCGACGTCGCCGCGAAGGCGGCCTCCGACGAGCACCGCACCCTGTACGTCACCGGCGAGGAGTCGGCGAGCCAGGTGCGGCTGCGGGCCGAGCGGATCGGCGCGCTCAGCGACCACCTCTACCTCGCCGCCGAGACCGACCTGTCGGCCGTGCTGGGGCACCTGGACGCCGTGAAGCCCGCGCTGCTGATCATGGACTCCGTGCAGACGGTCGCCTCCCCCGAGATCGACGGCGCACCCGGCGGCATGGCGCAGGTCCGGGAGGTGGCCGGGGCGCTGATCCGGGCCTCCAAGGAGCGCGGCATGTCCACGCTGCTCGTCGGCCACGTCACCAAGGACGGCGCGATCGCCGGTCCCCGCCTGCTGGAACACCTCGTCGACGTGGTCCTGAGCTTCGAGGGCGACCGGCACGCGCGGCTGCGCCTCGTGCGCGGGGTGAAGAACCGGTACGGCGCCACGGACGAGGTCGGCTGCTTCGAGCTGCACGACGAGGGCATCACAGGCCTCGCCGACCCGAGCGGGCTGTTCCTGACCCGCCGCACCGAGGCCGTACCCGGCACCTGCCTGACGGTGACCCTGGAGGGCAAGCGCCCCCTGGTCGCGGAGGTGCAGGCGCTGACGGTGGACTCGCAGATCCCCTCGCCGCGCCGCACCACCTCCGGGCTGGAGACCTCGCGCGTCTCGATGATGCTGGCGGTGCTGGAGCAGCGCGGGCGGATCACGGCGCTCGGGAAGCGGGACATCTACACCGCGACCGTGGGCGGCGTGAAGCTGACCGAACCGGCCGCAGACCTGGCCGTCGCGCTGGCGCTGGCCTCGGCGGCCAGTGACGTACCGCTCCCGAAGAACCTGGTCGCCATCGGGGAGGTCGGCCTCGCGGGCGAGGTCCGGCGCGTGACGGGCGTGCAGCGGCGGCTCGCGGAGGCGTTCCGGCTGGGCTTCACGCACGCGCTGGTGCCGGTGGACCCGGGGAAGGTCCCGGTGGGCATGAAGGTGACCGAGGTCGCCGACATGGGCGACGCCCTGCGGGTCCTGCCGCGCGGGCGGTCCCGTACACCGGCGAAGGAGCGGGCGGCCGAGTAA